The DNA segment CGGACGCGTGGCGCTGGCCGACGTGGCCGCCGACGCGTGGGCGAACCTCGACGTAGGGGCGGCGGTCCTCGAAGTCGAAACCGACCGCGTGATTCGGGCCCAGCGGAACCACGTCCAGCACCTGCTCGAGAACCTGTTCCGGAACGCTGTGGAACACGGCGTCGCGGGCCTCGGTCGGAACGACGAGAACGGCGCGGAGCGCGGCGACCCGACGGTGACGATACGCATCGGCGACCTCCCGGACGCGGCCGGCTTCTACGTCGAGGACGACGGAAGAGGCATTCCGGAGGACGTTCGCGGGACGGTGTTCGAGGCGGGCTACTCGACCGACGAGGCCGGCATCGGTCTCGGCCTCACCTTCGTGGGACAACTCGTCGACGCCTACGGCTGGGACTGCGAGATAACCGAGAGCGAGGCGGGCGGCGCGCGCTTCGAGTTCAGGGGCGTCGACGTGGTTTCGGAAGACGCGCAGTGAGCGGAGGCGGCGAAGGTCGAACTCGGCCGAGCCGACGTCGGGACTCCGGGCCGTGACCGACCGACGGCCGTCGGTCGGTCGCGCGCCGGACCTCGAATTGGTTCTCGAAGGGATTTCGGAACGTCGCCCGGCGTACGCCCCGCCGGCTCGAACCGGGCCGTCAGCGACGTTCCGGGCCGGTCATCTCTGTGTGCATCACGACGACGCCGGCCTTGCGCCATCGTGACGCACGGCGAGAAGCCGGAGACGCTCCGAGGACCGACGACCGGGGGTCCTCGCTCGGACCGATTCCGTCCGACCGGGGATACATTTAGACCGCGACCGGCGGAGCAGTATCGTCTCCGCCATCTCCAGAAACCGTTGACCGGCGAATTCTGTAAACGATTTCTGAATGCCCCCACTACATTAACCATTACCTTTATTGGCTCCAAGCGAGACAGTCTGTAGCGTGTCATCAGTTCGCGTATGGCAAACAGAGGGCTAGATCAGAGCTATGACAGACAAACCGATATCCGACGAAGAACTGAGCGGGCCGGTCGTCGACCGGCGCACGACCATGAAGCTGTTCGGCGCGGGGGCGACGGCCGCGCTGGCCGGATGCGCCGGACAGGGCCAGCAAACCGAGTCGAAGTCGTCGAGCCAGTCGGGCGGAACCGCCGAGGAGAAGGGCGGCGTCCAGAGTCAGAAGAGCGGCGGGCAACTGACCGCCGGGTGGAACATCAGCGAGATTCCGAACCTCGACCCGGTGCTCAACAGCACCGAGGGCTACGAACACGCGTCGATGAACGTGTTCAACGGGCTGTTGCGGACCACGCCCAAGTTCAAGATAAAGGGTGAAGCGGCCAAGGACTGGACCGTCAATAAGGGGACCCAGTACGTGTTCACGCTCCGGAAGGGGATGCAGTTCCAGAAGGGGTACGGTGAGGTCACCGCCCAGGACGTGAAGTACTCCATCAAACGCGGGCGGAACGCCAAGGGGAGCCAGGTCCAGTCGAAGCTCTCGGCGCTCAAACCCATCGAGAAGGGCGGGGTCGTCGTCCGGGACAAATACACGGTCGAACTCAACCTGAAACACCGGTTCGCGCCGTTCCTGAAGTTCCTGACCGCGTCGGGCGGCGCGGCCCAGATAATGCCGAAGAAGGCCGTCGAAAAACTCGGGAAGAAGTACCAGGTCGAGCCCGTCGGCTCCGGCCCCTTCGAAGTCGCCAAGCACAGCGTCGGGTCGTCGCTGGTCCTCGAGAGCTTCGACAAGTACTGGGAAACCGACGATCAGGGCACGTCGCTGCCCTACCTCGACCGGGTCACGATCAAACCGATTCCCTCGCCGTCGACGCTCGTCAACGCGCTTCGGTCGGGCGACATCAAGTACACGAACAAGGTCCCGTTCCAGAACGTGGACACCGTCAAATCGGCGCGCGGCGTCAACGTCATGCAAGGTCCGGCGGGCGGCTGGGAGGGTCTGTACTTCAACCTCGCGAAGAAACCCTGGAAGGACAACCCGAAGCTCCGCCGGGGCGTCGCGAAGGTCATCGACCGCAAGCAGTACATCAACGCCGCGTTCCTCGGCAACCACGAGAAGGCCGTCGGCCCCATCGGGCCGGTTCACGGCCGGGCGTTCCGGTCCCAGCAGAAGAAACCCGACTACCAGAAGGCAAACGAGAAGGAGGGCAAACGGCTCATCAAGGAGAGCGGCGCGATGGGGTCGGAGCTGAAGATCATGGTCTGGAAGGCCGGCGTGCGCCGGGGTCGGGCGCTCTCTCAGCAACTCGGCCAGTACTTCGACGTCAAGGTCAACGCCTACGACATGTCGACGTACCTCGAACGCCTCAAGGCCAAGCCCGGCAGTCAGTACTACGACGTCACCCCCTGGGGGAGCGACATCGACGTCGCGACCGACACCTCGCTGTACAACTTCTTCAAATCTCCCGACAAGGGCGGCGTGTTCAACAGGATGGGCTACTCGAACCAGAAAGTCGACAAGTTGCTCGAGAAGGCCCGGCGCACCACCGACCCGAAGAAGCGCGCCAACGTCTACCAGAAGGCCGAGGACCAGATCATGAAGGACGCGCCCGCCGCGTTCACCCACCACTACATCCCGTGGCAGGCGGCCGCGAAGTCGGTCAAGGGGTACACGCCCCATCCGACCCGCCGCGACTTCACGAAGGTGTATCTCTCGAACTGAACGACCGAATTTCCAGCCGAATCAACACATGGACTACGCGCTCTCTCGCCGTCGCGTCGCCGTTGGGGTAGCCCGAGCGCCGGCACAACGGCGAGCGACTCCACTTTCACGCACGTAACATGCGCAGATACATCGCCAAACGGACGCTCTACGCGCTGTTCATCGTCTG comes from the Halorussus vallis genome and includes:
- a CDS encoding ABC transporter substrate-binding protein, whose translation is MTDKPISDEELSGPVVDRRTTMKLFGAGATAALAGCAGQGQQTESKSSSQSGGTAEEKGGVQSQKSGGQLTAGWNISEIPNLDPVLNSTEGYEHASMNVFNGLLRTTPKFKIKGEAAKDWTVNKGTQYVFTLRKGMQFQKGYGEVTAQDVKYSIKRGRNAKGSQVQSKLSALKPIEKGGVVVRDKYTVELNLKHRFAPFLKFLTASGGAAQIMPKKAVEKLGKKYQVEPVGSGPFEVAKHSVGSSLVLESFDKYWETDDQGTSLPYLDRVTIKPIPSPSTLVNALRSGDIKYTNKVPFQNVDTVKSARGVNVMQGPAGGWEGLYFNLAKKPWKDNPKLRRGVAKVIDRKQYINAAFLGNHEKAVGPIGPVHGRAFRSQQKKPDYQKANEKEGKRLIKESGAMGSELKIMVWKAGVRRGRALSQQLGQYFDVKVNAYDMSTYLERLKAKPGSQYYDVTPWGSDIDVATDTSLYNFFKSPDKGGVFNRMGYSNQKVDKLLEKARRTTDPKKRANVYQKAEDQIMKDAPAAFTHHYIPWQAAAKSVKGYTPHPTRRDFTKVYLSN